Proteins encoded by one window of Vidua chalybeata isolate OUT-0048 chromosome 8, bVidCha1 merged haplotype, whole genome shotgun sequence:
- the PDZD7 gene encoding PDZ domain-containing protein 7 isoform X3: MRVMSSMPSQWRRAWTANWASASVVAPSMGWASLSAKWRRGALPAGLCVGDKITEVNSVSLENITMSSAVKVLTGNNRLRMVVRRMGRVPGIKFSKEKTAWVDVVNRRLVVEKSGSTPSESGSEDGLRRIVHLYTTSDDYCLGFNIRGGREFGLGIYVSKVDPGGLAEQNGIRVGDQVLAANGVKFEDISHSKAVEVLKGQTHIMLTIKETGRFPAYKELVAEYCWLSRLTNGQLQQLAQTSETSSSISSYSSGPAPGAVNGLGAAASVPPARTVDVAISTEDGPRRGWVRERAERAMQTEPATEGLPETRRTVRPPELLRDTAIRGQGTRETPGTHPRRTFTHSPKTALLLALSRPRQPITRSQSDLTVAEEKRKKEKPEGQGARGATPGLHRSKTLVNLFFKGGRATSQSWAPPSQETPGSDHWARSKSPGRSDGDRVGAVQKFVIRSLRREKSRRASILGPMGIATLQPNGSDPEARLPHIQDTAARLLSPDEVTAVLRHCSRYLHEGSVEDLVRPLLAILDRPEKVLLLRDVRSVVAPTDLGRFDSMVMPLELEAFDALKSRSVRSPALRPAHHDVPPKRHLITPVPDYRGGFLLKPAGTPEPEEAGEQQASPARPRASPSPRRPHPRTYTPLPDVPVDAYASASRPLPTLGPQPPNWLLAEPPPGKGHGHSRSPRATWRKEPPRTAPNREAEVLGKPQRARPPLAPLFGGPGHEARAGAANGPEDAGREEEEEEEYHLLTVTLSKLKHSLGISISGGIESRAQPMVKIEKIFPGGAAFLSGILKAGQELVSVDGESLQNVTHQRAVDIIRQAYRNKAKEPMELVVRVPGPPPE, translated from the exons GCCGGGCTGTGTGTTGGGGACAAGATCACAGAGGTGAACAGTGTGAGTCTGGAGAACATCACGATGAGCAGCGCTGTCAAGGTCCTCACTGGCAACAACCGCCTCCGCATGGTGGTCCGACGGATGGGCCGTGTGCCAGGAATCAAGTTCTCCAAGGAGAAGACAGCGTG GGTGGATGTGGTGAACAGGCGCCTGGTAGTAGAGAAAAGCGGCTCGACACCATCGGAGAGTGGCTCCGAGGACGGGCTGCGGCGCATCGTCCACCTCTACACCACCTCTGATGACTACTGCCTGGGCTTCAACATCCGCGGTGGCAGAGAGTTCGGCCTTGGCATCTACGTCTCCAA GGTGGACCCTGGAGGGCTGGCGGAGCAAAACGGCATTCGGGTGGGAGACCAAGTCCTTGCAGCCAATGGAGTCAAGTTTGAAGACATAAGCCATAGCAAGGCAGTGGAGGTGCTCAAGGGGCAGACCCACATCATGCTCACAATCAAG GAGACAGGCCGGTTCCCTGCCTACAAGGAGTTGGTGGCCGAGTACTGCTGGCTCAGTCGCT TGACCAACGGGCAGCTGCAACAGCTGGCTCAGACCTCGGAAACCagctcctccatctcctcctaCTCCTCAGGACCAGCACCAGGGGCGGTGAatgggctgggggcagctgccTCAGTGCCCCCAGCCCGCACCGTGGATGTGGCCATCTCCACAGAGGATGGGCCACGGCGGGGCTGGGTGCGGGAACGTGCTGAGCGGGCCATGCAGACCGAGCCAGCCACTGAGGGGCTGCCAGAGACACGGCGCACAGTGCGGCCCCCCGAGCTGCTGCGGGACACGGCCATCCGAGGCCAGGGCACCCGCGAGACCCCCGGCACCCACCCACGCCGCACCTTCACCCACTCACCCAAGACGGCGCTTCTGCTGGCGCTGAGCCGGCCACGGCAGCCCATTACACGCTCCCAGAGTGACCTCACTGTCGCCG AGGAGAAGCGGAAGAAGGAAAAGCCAGAGGGACAAGGGGCACGTGGGGCTACCCCAGGATTGCACCGCTCCAAGACCCTTGTCAACCTCTTTTTCAAGGGGGGCCGTGCcaccagccagagctgggcCCCCCCAAGCCAGGAGACCCCTGGCTCTGATCACTGGGCACGCTCCAAATCCCCAGGGCGCTCTGACGGGGACAGAG TAGGCGCTGTGCAGAAGTTTGTCATCCGGAGCCTGAGGCGGG AGAAAAGCCGGCGTGCCAGCATCCTGGGCCCCATGGGCATCGCCACCCTGCAGCCCAACGGCAGCGACCCTGAGGCCCGGCTCCCGCACATCCAGGACACTGCCGCACGCCTCCTCAGCCCCGATGAGGTGACGGCCGTGCTCCGCCACTGCTCCCGG TATCTGCACGAGGGCAGTGTGGAGGATTTGGTGCGGCCACTGCTGGCCATCCTGGACCGGCCCGAGAAGGTCCTGCTGCTACGGGACGTGAG GAGCGTGGTGGCCCCCACAGACCTGGGCAGGTTTGATAGCATGGTGATGCCACTGGAGCTGGAAGCCTTTGATGCCCTAAAGAGCCGCTCAG TGCGCTCACCTGCCCTCCGCCCAGCCCACCATGACGTCCCCCCCAAGAGACACCTCATCACACCAGTGCCTG ACTATCGGGGCGGATTCCTGCTGAAGCCAGCAGGGACCCCAGAGCCGGAGGaagcaggggagcagcaggcGAGCCCAGCCCGTCCAAGAGCCTCCCCGAGCCCCCGCCGGCCTCACCCCCGCACCTACACCCCACTCCCTGACGTGCCAGTGGATGCCTATGCCTCCGCCAGCCGGCCCCTGCCCACCCTTGGCCCTCAGCCCCCGAACTGGCTGCTGGCTGAGCCACCCCCTGGCAAGGGCCATGGGCACTCTCGCAGCCCTCGGGCCACCTGGCGCAAGGAACCCCCCAGGACAGCGCCCAACAGAGAAGCCGAAGTGCTGGGGAAGCCCCAGCGGGCACGGCCTCCTCTTGCCCCTCTCTTTGGGGGGCCAGGGCATGAGGcaagggctggggcagccaaTGGCCCTGAAGATgctggcagggaggaagaggaggaggaagagtaTCATCTGCTCACCGTCACCCTCTCCAAGCTGAAGCACTCGCTGG GGATCAGCATCTCTGGTGGTATTGAGTCAAGGGCGCAGCCAATGGTGAAAATTGAGAAGATCTTCCCTGGTGGAGCTGCCTTCCTCAGTGGCATCCTCAAG gctgggcaggagctggtgtCGGTGGATGGGGAGAGCCTGCAGAATGTCACGCACCAGAGGGCTGTGGACATCATCCGCCAGGCCTACCGCAACAAAGCCAAGGAGCCCATGGAGCTGGTGGTGCGGGTGCCTGGACCACCACCGGAGTGA
- the TWNK gene encoding twinkle mtDNA helicase, with translation MALVPLRPGRAASRLLPLLCGGARSKGASLSPGAPGRLGQRRYKKDVLPSPDRPAPSVSITEIRQYLRAQDIPFHDGYSCLHTPSLFTGDRGDQPLSANAPFTLFIDKTTGSFLCTATLAEGTWQDFQANVEMRHRGVTPIPPASSEETEEEMRQAREDARCIWERALPLWELLDEKETKETKALFGISQVTDATLKRFGVRYLRTARSLVFPWFSPQDATLKGLKLLRVEKKGGTITYVEETLPHFDSYRNLFGLPLIGRRDTELVLTGWELDALALHQAAGVASLALPRGASCLPPTLLPYLEQFKRITLWLGEDLRSWEAAKLFARKLSLKRCSLVRPGNLQPRPLEALNQGLNVTKILRSALLASHKSIVSFRQLREEVFGELVNTEQVSGVKWARFPELNKLLKGHRRGELTIFTGPTGSGKTTFISEYALDLCMQGVCTLWGSFEINNVRLAKIMLTQFAGRRLEDQLELYDEWADRFEELPLYFMTFHGQQNIKTVIDTMQHAVYMYDITHVVVDNLQFMMGHEHLSVDRLAAQDFIIGAFRKFATDNTCHITLIIHPRKEDDEKELQTASIFGSAKASQEADNVLILQDRKLVTGPGKRYLQVSKNRFDGDVGIFPLEFSKASLSFSSSKNKVRLKKMKEEKEILANKIVEGGSGVSKKP, from the exons ATGGCGCTGGTGCCCCTGCGGCCCGGCAGAGCCGCCAGCCGCCTCCTGCCGCTGCTGTGCGGGGGGGCCAGGAGCAAGGGAGCCTCGCTGAGCCCCGGGGCGCCGGGCCGCCTTGGCCAGCGGCGCTACAAGAAGGACGTTCTGCCCTCCCCCGACAGGCCCGCGCCCTCCGTCTCCATCACCGAGATCCGCCAGTACCTGCGGGCACAGGACATCCCTTTCCACGATGGGTACAGCTGCCTGCACACCCCCAGCCTTTTCACTGGCGACCGCGGGGACCAGCCGCTGTCCGCCAATGCCCCGTTCACGCTTTTCATTGACAAGACCACGGGCAGCTTCCTATGCACAGCCACCCTGGCCGAGGGCACCTGGCAGGACTTCCAGGCTAACGTGGAAATGCGGCACCGTGGCGTTACCCCCATTCCCCCTGCCAGCTCGGAGGAGACGGAGGAGGAAATGCGACAGGCTCGCGAGGATGCCCGCTGCATCTGGGAACGGGCTCTGcctctctgggagctgctggatgagAAGGAGACCAAAGAGACCAAGGCTTTGTTTGGTATCTCCCAGGTGACAGATGCCACCTTGAAACGCTTCGGTGTCCGTTATCTGAGGACTGCCAGGTCTCTCGTCTTCCCCTGGTTCAGCCCTCAAGATGCGACCCTGAAAGGCCTGAAGCTCCTGAGGGTGGAGAAAAAGGGAGGCACGATAACTTACGTGGAAGAGACTTTACCTCACTTCGATTCCTATCGCAATCTTTTTGGGCTGCCCCTGATTGGCCGCCGAGACACAGAGCTGGTCTTAactggctgggagctggatgccctggccctgcaccaAGCTGCAGGAGTggccagcctggccctgccacGGGGGGCCAGCTGCCTGCCTCCCACCCTTCTTCCCTACCTGGAGCAGTTCAAGCGCATCACGCTGTGGCTCGGCGAGGACTTGCGCTCCTGGGAAGCTGCCAAGCTCTTTGCTCGCAAGCTGAGCCTCAAGCGCTGCTCTCTGGTGCGCCCTGGCAACCTGCAGCCCCGGCCCTTGGAGGCTCTGAACCAGGGCCTGAACGTCACCAAAATCCTGCGTTCTGCCCTGCTTGCCAGCCACAAATCCATCGTCTCCTTCCGGCAGCTGCGCGAGGAGGTGTTTGGGGAGCTGGTCAACACCGAGCAGGTGTCTGGCGTCAAGTGGGCACGTTTCCCCGAGCTCAACAAGCTCCTCAAAGGGCACCGGAGAGGGGAGCTCACCATCTTCACAG GCCCAACAGGCAGTGGGAAGACCACGTTTATCAGTGAGTATGCCCTGGACCTGTGCATGCAGGGCGTGTGCACGCTGTGGGGCAGCTTTGAGATCAACAATGTTCGTCTGGCCAAAATCATGCTGACGCAGTTTGCTGGCCGGCGCCTGGAGGACCAGCTGGAACTGTACGATGAGTGGGCTGATCGCTTCGAGGAGCTCCCGCTCTACTTCATGACCTTCCATGGCCAGCAGAACATCAA gacagtgATTGACACCATGCAGCACGCAGTCTACATGTATGACATCACCCACGTGGTCGTTGACAATCTCCAGTTCATGATGGGACATGAGCACCTCTCTGTGGACAG gctcgCTGCCCAGGACTTCATCATTGGTGCCTTCCGCAAGTTTGCCACAGACAACACGTGCCACATCACCCTGATCATCCATCCTCGCAAGGAGGATGATGAGAAGGAACTGCAGACAGCCTCCATTTTTGGCTCTGCCAAG GCCAGCCAGGAGGCTGACAACGTCCTCATCCTGCAAGACCGTAAGCTGGTGACGGGGCCAGGGAAGCGCTACCTGCAGGTGTCCAAGAATCGCTTTGATGGGGACGTGGGTATCTTCCCACTGGAGTTCAGCAAGGCCTCGCTCTCCTTCTCATCTTCCAAAAACAAGGTCAGGCTGAAGAAgatgaaggaggagaaggagattTTAGCTAACAAAATCGTGGAGGGAGGCTCAGGAGTCTCCAAGAAGCCAtga
- the LOC128791347 gene encoding leucine zipper putative tumor suppressor 2 homolog isoform X3, with translation MAIVQTLPVPLEAVAEGAAQLRTTARSPPAAMGSVGSLLPVRPRHDCASDGDPSTASFCKQEGLLRATPEEPHVSVPSVTHSYANGGFCGDWLDASSPASPCSDSDDLRDDQAPSDHLRGPPPKLVPVSGKLEENVEKTLIRPMAFKPVVSKLRNAQPGTRLGLSESQVSLTHLLGAEKPGSLSCRASTLSDSGRNSLSSLPTYSTGCSQHPEMGALPTTPHGPLDPPGGCRPSNSDSGRSSSSKSTGSLSGRGRPSSESGSCGRSPLPCEEAMLVRELEDKLREREAELRLLRGSLDENEVAICQVFEEKQRRCEQELEGLRQRCAAQARQAAHAAHRGQQVLQLQVLQLQQEKKQLQEDLTQLLQEHELLERRCASFQRERTELAPRLEETKWEVCQKSGEISLLKQQLKEAQAELAQRGAELLGLRAQLREARAQLQAGERRAQGLQEAARLKALELEVCANELQRRKSEADLFRAKAGRLEQEVVGLREAARGRCPPGTGEGCPPPGEGCPPGSEEPRGSVGLRRQLERLRAEVALERRRGQEQRDAFEQERGTWQGEKERVIRYQKQLQYSYIQMYRRNRRLEQRLQHIRLQGEDPLPEPCDPPDPPFEEITATEI, from the exons atggccatcGTGCAGACACTGCCAGTGCCCCTTGAGGCTGTTGCTGAGGGGGCTGCACAGCTCCGCACCACCGCCCGCTCAcctcctgctgccatgggcagcgTGGGCAGCCTCCTGCCCGTCCGGCCTCGCCACGACTGCGCAAGTGATGGGGACCCCTCCACTGCCTCCTTCTGCAAGCAGGAGGGGCTACTCCGAGCCACTCCTGAGGAGCCCCATGTGTCTGTGCCCAGTGTCACCCACTCCTATGCCAATGGGGGCTTCTGTGGCGACTGGCTTGAtgcctcctctcctgccagcccctgtAGCGACTCAGATGATCTCCGTGATGACCAAGCACCAAGTGATCACCTTCGGGGGCCGCCCCCCAAGCTTGTACCAGTGTCTGGCAAGCTGGAAGAG AATGTGGAGAAGACCCTGATACGCCCCATGGCCTTCAAGCCAGTGGTATCCAAGCTTCGGAATGCCCAGCCAGGCACACGTCTAGGGCTCTCAGAGAGCCAGGTGAGCCTCACCCACTTGCTGGGTGCTGAGAAGCCTGGCTCTCTGAGCTGCCGTGCCAGCACCCTCTCGGACTCGGGGCGCaactccctctccagcctgcccaCTTACAGCAcgggctgcagccagcacccaGAGATGGGTGCCCTGCCGACCACCCCCCATGGCCCCCTTGACCCTCCGGGGGGCTGCCGCCCCTCCAACTCGGACAGCGGGCGCTCCTCCTCCAGCAAGAGCACGGGCTCGCTGAGTGGCCGGGGCCGGCCCTCCTCGGAGAGTGGCTCCTGCGGGCGCTCTCCGCTGCCTTGTGAGGAAGCCATGCTGGTGCGGGAGCTGGAGGACAAGCTGCGAGAGAGGGAGGCTGAGCTGCGGCTCCTGCGTGGCAGCCTGGATGAGAATGAGGTGGCCATTTGCCAG GTGTTTGAGGAGAAGCAGCGTCGgtgtgagcaggagctggaggggctgcGGCAGCGCTGTGCGGCCCAGGCGCGGCAGGCGGCCCATGCAGCACATCGGGGGCAGCAggtcctgcagctccaggtgctgcagttgcagcaggagaagaagcagctgcaggaggacttgacccagctgctgcaggagcatgAACTGCTGGAGCGTCGCTGTGCCTCCTTCCAGCGGGAGCGCACTGAGTTGGCACCCCGGCTGGAGGAGACCAAGTGGGAG GTGTGCCAGAAGTCAGGGGAGATCTctctgctgaagcagcagctgaaagaagcacaggcagagctggcgCAGCGGGGTGCCgagctgctggggctgcgcGCTCAGCTGCGGGAGGCACGGGCGCAGCTGCAGGCGGGCGAGCGGCGGGcgcaggggctgcaggaggccGCCCGCCTCAAGGCGCTGGAGCTGGAGGTCTGTGCCAATGAACTGCAGCGCCGTAAGAGCGAGGCCGACCTCTTCCGCGCCAAAGCCGGCCGGCTCGAGCAGGAGGTGGTGGGGCTGCGGGAAGCTGCCCGTGGGCGATGCCCACCAGGCACTGGTGAAGGGTGCCCCCCACCTGGTGAAGGATGCCCCCCAGGCAGCGAGGAGCCCCGGGGCAGTGTGGGGCTGCGGCGGCAGCTGGAGCGGCTGCGGGCGGAGGTGGCCCTGGAGCGGCGGCGTGGGCAGGAGCAGCGGGATGCCTTCGAGCAGGAACGCGGCACGTGGCAGGGCGAGAAGGAGCGGGTCATCCGCTACCAGAAGCAGCTGCAATACAGCTACATCCAGATGTACCGGCGCAACCGGCGGCTCGAGCAGCGGCTCCAGCATATCCGGCTTCAGGGCGAGGACCCCCTGCCCGAGCCCTGTGACCCACCTGACCCGCCCTTTGAGGAGATAACAGCCACCGAGATCTGA
- the MRPL43 gene encoding 39S ribosomal protein L43, mitochondrial — translation MTGRGSPSRFLTAVLHNGVGRYVRQLQRLQLLFSPTAADARGARQFVEEAAQDFARRHPDVVLYVSPHSGPGPAPVLRAEYLNGTVRDELIASKTSEEIVQLATKLANQSGLDIIRIRKPFHTDNPSVQGQWHPLTNKPSILTVQGPRLQPQ, via the exons ATGACGGGCCGCGGGTCGCCCAGCCGGTTCCTGACCGCCGTGCTGCACAACGGCGTGGGCCGGTACGTGCGGCAGCTCCAGCGCCTGCAGCTCCTCTTCAGCCCCACCGCGGCCGACGCCCGCGGCGCCAG GCAGTTCGTGGAGGAGGCGGCACAGGACTTCGCCCGGCGGCACCCCGATGTCGTCCTCTACGTGAGCCCCCACTCGGGCCCGGGCCCAGCCCCGGTGCTGCGGGCTGAGTACT TGAACGGGACCGTGCGGGACGAGCTCATTGCCAGCAAGACGAGTGAGGAGATCGTGCAGCTGGCCACCAAGCTGGCCAACCAATCCGGCCTGGACATCATCCGCATCCGCAAGCCCTTCCACACTGACAACCCCAGTGTCCAGGGCCAGTGGCACCCCCTCACCAACAAACCCTCCATCCTCACCGTGCAGGGCCCACGCCTGCAGCCCCAATAA